TGCGCCGCGTGTGGCTCTCGCGCGGACAGGAGGACACGGCGCCCGTGGAGATCGACGTGCGCCGCAAGGTGAAGGAGAACATCCTCTCCGCAGAGTTGATCTGCTACCCCATCGGCAGCTTCTACTCCTCGGTGGTGGCCAACCTGCTGCCCCGGGGCGTGGGCGACGCCGTGAGCAAGGCCCAGTGCCCCAAGGTGTTCGTGCCCAACCCCGCCGGAGACCCGGAGCAGTACGGCCTGGGTTTGGGCGAGAGCGTGCGCGCCCTGCTGGAATACCTGCGCGCCAGCTGCACCAAGCCCCGCCCCGCCAACACGCTTTTGAACCACGTGCTCATCGACCGGCGGCGCAACTACCAGGAACCCCACGGCCTGCGCCAGATCGAGGCCATGGGCATCGGCGTCATCGAGGCCGACCTGGAGAGCGCCGCGCGCGCCCCCTACTTCGACGAGCAGGCGGTCATAGAGAACCTGCTCTCCCTGGCCTGAGCCCCGCCTTTCACCGCTCCGGCGAGCAGGGGCTCAGGGGGCCGCGCCGGTCGCGCACCCACACGTTGCCCTCTTGGGTCTTGGCGTACTTCTTCATCTCCGCCGCGCGCTGGGACACGGCCTCGGGCGTGCAGCGCCCCAGGCAGTCCACCACGGCCAGGGAAACGCTGACCAGGGGGATGATGCCCTCGCGGCCCTCGCGGTCGCGCCCGGGCACGCCCCCGGCCAGGCGGTGGGCCTCGCCGTAGCAGCGCGGGGCCAACCTGCCGAAGCAGCGGACCACGGCGCGGCAGACGCGTTCGGCGCGCTCCGGGGTGGTGCACAGCACGAAGTCGTCGCCCCCCACGTGGCCGATGAAGTCGCCGGGCTCGCCGTGGCGGCGCAAGGCCCAGGAGAGAATGCGCGCCGTGAGCAGGATCACCTCGTCGCCCGCCTTGAAGCCGTAGGCGTCGTTGTAGGCCTTGAAGTGGTCCAGGTCGGCGTAGACGAAGCTCACTGGGCGCTCGCCGGCCACGCGGGTTTCCAGCTCGCGCTCGATGGCCACGTTGCCGGGCAACCCGGTGAGGGGGCTTGCGCCCTTGGCCATCTCCATCTGCACCTGGGCCAGGGCGTCCAGGATCTTCTGCACCGAGGCCAGGCCGGAAAGCTTGCCGTCTCGCGTGACCACCACGTGGTCGTAGACCTTGGCGCCCTCGCGGGTCATGGCGGCCTGGGCCACCAGTTCAACGGGGGTGTGCCAGTCCACGGTAAGGGGCTGGCCGTCCATGATGCGGCTCACGGGGCGGTTGGAATAGAGGGCCTGGCCGTACTGGGTGGAGAGCATCCGGTCCAGGAGGTGGCGCGTCACCAGGCCCACGGGCCGCCTGCCCGAGACCACGGCGGCCGAGACGGTGAGGGGATGCTGGTCGAAGTGCCGTTTGAGGTCCGACACGCGGGTTTCGGCCGGGAAGCTCGGGGCCTCCTCCACCAGCAGGCCGATGGGGCTCGAACACTTCAGGTCGCCCGCGCCGCGCCGCCTGCGCTCCTGGATCAGGGCCAGGGCCTCGCGTCCGGCCTCGGGCCTGGGGCTGGCCGGGCGGGCCAGGAAGTAGCCCTGGCCGTAGTGCACGCCCATGGAGACCAGGCTGGAGAGCTCCGAAGCCGTCTCGATGCCCTCTGCCACGATCTTGCAGCCCACCTTGTCCGAGAAGGTGAGGAACGTCTCGATGAGCGCGCGCTTCACGGGGTTGGCGTCGATGCCCCGGATGAGCGACATGTCCAGTTTGATGAAGTCCGGGCGGATCTCCGCGATGGACCACAGCCCGGAGTAGCCCGTGCCCACGTCGTCCACGGCCACCTTGTAGCCCTCTCCCCGGTAGTGGTCCAGGGTGCGGTGGAAGAGGGAGAAGTCCTTGGTGGAGTGGCGTTCGGTGATCTCCAGCACCACGTCATGGGGGGCCAGGCCCAGCTCGTCCAGGAGACGGATGGTCTCCCCGGGGTTGAAGGAGGGGTCCACCAGGGTGCGCGGGTGCACGTTCAGGAAGAGCTTGCGCCCCCCGGCGCGGGGGCCGAACCCGGCCAGGGCCGCGCGGCGGCAGGCGCGCTCCAGGGGGAAGACCAGGCCGTTCTCCTCCGCGAAGCCGAAGAGCATGGAGGGCTGTTCGAAGGGGCTCCCGGCGGGGCCGCGCGAGAGGGCCTCCCAGGCGAAGATGTCGCCGCCGCGCAGGTCCACGATGGGCTGGTAGAGCGAGCGCACGGAGTCCTCTTCCAGGATGGCCCGGAACTCGGTGAGCAGCATGGCCCCGGAGGCGTCCAGGCCGCCGCGGGCCATGCGCTGGGCGTCGCCCACGGCGGAGTGCACGGCGTTCTCCAGGTTCCGCTTGAGTCCGGAGGGCAGGCGACCCACGCCGAGGGCCACCTCGGCCTCCTGGCCGGTGAGGTCCAGGGAGGCCTGTTTGAGCCGCGAGCGCAGGCCCAGGCGCAGGATGGAGGCCGTGCGCGGCAGGGCCTGGGCCTCCTCGCGGTCGCAGCCCACGGCCAGGAGGAAGCGGTCGGCGTCCAGGCGGTCCAGCAGGGTGAAGGGCATGCCCGGGAAGGACTGGTCGGCCAGCTCGCGCAGGGCCTTCTCGGCGGCGCGGGCCAGGGTCTCGGCGGCGTCCAGGCCGTAGATTTTGGTGAAGACGGTGAAGTCCTGGATCTCGAAGAGCATCAGGCTCACGGAGTGTCCGTGGCGCAGGAGTTCCAGCGCCCGCTCCCGGTGGGGGCTGTGCAACAGGGCCAGGGTGCGGCGCTGCTCGGCGCTCGCCGGGCGCTGGCGCAGGGCCTGTACCGAGGGCGGGGGCAGCTCCTTCATGACGGTATGCATGCCGCATGAGGTATCCGCTTTCGCGGCCGAAGCGTCGCGGAATGGTGGAATGCCCGTGAAGAAACGGTTACGATAAGTCAAAGCGCCGCGCCGGGAGCGCGGCCGGGAGAGCCATGGGCCCGCACCAGAACTTCTTCGACGAGTTTTATGCCGAAACCATGACGGAGATGGCCGAGAGCTTCTTCGCGCGCCGCAAGGAGCTGGAAGTCCGCCAGGAGGCCTTCACGCGTCTGGCGCTCCAGGTGCGCGACCTGGGGGGCAAGGCCCTGCGCCGCTGGGGCAGCTTCTTCGCCCTGCTGGCCGACGCGGGGGTGTCCCGCGCCTTCTGCGAGGCGGCGGGCCTGCGAGCCTGCGAACTCCCCGCCCTGGCCGCCGGGGCGGGAGATCCCTGCCGCTACCGCTTCCCCCTGGCCCTCACCGCGCGCGGGCGCTACGAAAAGGCCGTGCGCTACGCCTACGAGGCCATGCGCCTGGCCACCCGGGATTACATGGAGGGCGGCTACGGCCAGGACCCGCGCAACCCGGCCAAGAAGATCCTCCTGCCCAACCACGCCTCGCTCAAGCGCATGGCCGAGGCCATCA
The Fundidesulfovibrio magnetotacticus genome window above contains:
- a CDS encoding GGDEF domain-containing protein, yielding MHTVMKELPPPSVQALRQRPASAEQRRTLALLHSPHRERALELLRHGHSVSLMLFEIQDFTVFTKIYGLDAAETLARAAEKALRELADQSFPGMPFTLLDRLDADRFLLAVGCDREEAQALPRTASILRLGLRSRLKQASLDLTGQEAEVALGVGRLPSGLKRNLENAVHSAVGDAQRMARGGLDASGAMLLTEFRAILEEDSVRSLYQPIVDLRGGDIFAWEALSRGPAGSPFEQPSMLFGFAEENGLVFPLERACRRAALAGFGPRAGGRKLFLNVHPRTLVDPSFNPGETIRLLDELGLAPHDVVLEITERHSTKDFSLFHRTLDHYRGEGYKVAVDDVGTGYSGLWSIAEIRPDFIKLDMSLIRGIDANPVKRALIETFLTFSDKVGCKIVAEGIETASELSSLVSMGVHYGQGYFLARPASPRPEAGREALALIQERRRRGAGDLKCSSPIGLLVEEAPSFPAETRVSDLKRHFDQHPLTVSAAVVSGRRPVGLVTRHLLDRMLSTQYGQALYSNRPVSRIMDGQPLTVDWHTPVELVAQAAMTREGAKVYDHVVVTRDGKLSGLASVQKILDALAQVQMEMAKGASPLTGLPGNVAIERELETRVAGERPVSFVYADLDHFKAYNDAYGFKAGDEVILLTARILSWALRRHGEPGDFIGHVGGDDFVLCTTPERAERVCRAVVRCFGRLAPRCYGEAHRLAGGVPGRDREGREGIIPLVSVSLAVVDCLGRCTPEAVSQRAAEMKKYAKTQEGNVWVRDRRGPLSPCSPER